Part of the Thermococcus sp. 18S1 genome, CAGCCCGGGCCGCTGACTATCTTGATGTTCTCGGGCAAAAGCGAGCGGATTCCAGAGCGGGTCACCGTGTCCTCGTGGGTTCCACAGACGTGCATGAAGCGGAGCTCATCGAGACCCTGCGCCTCCTTGTGTATCTCCCTCACGACCTTCTGGGCCAGCTTCCTGTCCTTGAAGGCGTTCAAAACATCGGTCATCGTCATCCCTCCAGGGCCCTTCCGACCTCCGCCCACGCCTCGAGTATCTCCAGAGCCCTCTTTTCGTCGAGCCTCTCTATCGCGAAGCCCGTGTGGACTATCACGTAGTCTCCAACCCCGACCTCCGGGAGCAGGTCAAGGCGAACT contains:
- a CDS encoding HypC/HybG/HupF family hydrogenase formation chaperone; amino-acid sequence: MCLAIPGRIIKVEGKTAVVDFGGVKREVRLDLLPEVGVGDYVIVHTGFAIERLDEKRALEILEAWAEVGRALEG